Proteins from one Streptomyces roseifaciens genomic window:
- a CDS encoding aldehyde dehydrogenase family protein: protein MESVAEQVPMYIGGLAVPAHDGAVLRTFEPATRRHLADVPSGGPEDVRRAVAAARKAFDEGPWPRMPARERARLLRAAAERLAGEAAEFARLEVRDNGATLRKARGADVPGAAAAFEWSAWWAEHVPEREAGGGGAYVLWRPAGVVAAIVPWNLPLLLAAWRIAPAIAAGNTCVIKPASFASLSVLRLVRLLHECGLPPGVVNVVTGPGAVAGESLVRAPGVDLVAFTGSDETGEAVRQGAASAGTSTRLDLGGKSPNLVLADVDLAQAVTGVTWGAFLHNGQVCMAGTRAVVHTAVHDEFVRLLVERVGRLRLGDPLDEATDLGPLVSRSQARTARRFTELGLSQGAQLACGGGSPSAGELPEGLDPAAYFRPTVLTSVGERDAVAQEEIFGPVLSVIRAADDEEAVRIANGTRYRLSAGVWSADPARARAVAERLRADRVWVNDYRLVDLELPGRDGRGASAVWDRLTNELDSYRRRHTVHGGGEEEGRPAGPPTPYVLLGG from the coding sequence ATGGAGAGCGTGGCCGAGCAGGTTCCCATGTACATCGGCGGTCTGGCCGTGCCGGCTCACGACGGTGCCGTCCTGCGCACCTTCGAGCCGGCGACGCGGCGTCATCTGGCCGACGTCCCGAGCGGCGGTCCCGAGGACGTGCGCCGCGCGGTGGCGGCCGCCAGGAAGGCGTTCGACGAGGGGCCCTGGCCGCGGATGCCGGCGCGGGAGCGGGCCCGCCTCCTGCGCGCCGCGGCGGAGCGGCTGGCGGGTGAGGCGGCGGAGTTCGCGCGGCTGGAGGTGCGTGACAACGGCGCGACGCTGCGCAAGGCGCGGGGCGCGGACGTGCCCGGTGCGGCGGCGGCGTTCGAGTGGAGCGCCTGGTGGGCGGAGCACGTGCCCGAGCGGGAGGCCGGGGGCGGCGGCGCGTACGTGCTGTGGCGGCCGGCCGGAGTCGTCGCCGCGATCGTGCCCTGGAACCTGCCGCTGCTGCTCGCCGCCTGGCGGATCGCGCCCGCGATCGCCGCGGGCAACACGTGTGTGATCAAGCCGGCTTCGTTCGCTTCGCTGTCCGTGCTGCGCCTGGTGCGGCTGCTGCACGAGTGCGGGCTGCCGCCCGGTGTGGTCAATGTGGTCACGGGGCCGGGCGCGGTGGCCGGGGAGAGCCTGGTGCGTGCTCCGGGGGTGGATCTGGTGGCGTTCACCGGGTCTGACGAGACCGGGGAGGCCGTGCGGCAGGGGGCTGCGTCGGCAGGCACGAGCACCCGCCTGGACCTGGGGGGCAAGTCCCCCAACCTCGTGCTGGCGGACGTCGATCTCGCGCAGGCCGTGACGGGTGTGACGTGGGGGGCGTTCCTGCACAACGGGCAGGTGTGCATGGCGGGCACCCGGGCCGTGGTGCACACCGCCGTCCACGACGAGTTCGTACGGCTGCTGGTCGAGCGGGTGGGGCGGCTGCGGCTGGGCGACCCGCTGGACGAGGCCACGGATCTCGGCCCTCTGGTCTCGCGCAGCCAGGCGCGCACGGCCCGGCGCTTCACCGAGCTGGGCCTGTCCCAGGGGGCCCAGCTGGCGTGCGGCGGCGGCTCGCCGTCCGCGGGCGAGCTGCCCGAAGGGCTGGACCCCGCCGCGTACTTCAGGCCTACGGTGCTGACGTCGGTGGGCGAGCGGGACGCCGTCGCGCAGGAGGAGATCTTCGGCCCCGTGCTGTCGGTCATCCGGGCCGCCGACGACGAGGAGGCGGTCCGCATCGCCAACGGCACCCGCTACCGGCTCAGCGCGGGCGTCTGGTCCGCCGACCCGGCGCGGGCGCGCGCCGTCGCCGAGCGGCTGCGCGCGGACCGGGTGTGGGTCAACGACTACCGCCTGGTCGACCTGGAGCTCCCGGGCCGGGACGGGCGGGGCGCGTCCGCCGTCTGGGACCGGCTGACGAACGAACTGGACTCCTACCGGCGGCGGCACACCGTGCACGGGGGCGGGGAGGAGGAGGGACGGCCGGCGGGGCCGCCCACTCCCTATGTGCTGCTCGGCGGATGA
- a CDS encoding LLM class flavin-dependent oxidoreductase, which translates to MRISIALPNTVPGADGGLLTEWAKRAEDRGFASLAVTERLVYPGHDPLLTLAAAAAATSRIGLLTNVLIGPLRTAPVLAKSVATLASLSAGRLVLGMGPGVREDDFEAAGRSFAGRREAFEEQLELLGRGAAGGAGGPWAGPGVPVLVAGLSSAAVRRVVRWGDGWTAPGLEPEAVLPFAARVRRAWSEGGRSGAPRIVALARFALGEDVERESAAFVRDYFSVLGAEAEEFVAKTPRTPDRIRRVVAALADGGVNEVVMHPTAAALSQVDRLADVLLP; encoded by the coding sequence ATGAGGATCAGCATTGCGCTGCCGAATACCGTGCCGGGCGCGGACGGCGGCCTTTTGACGGAATGGGCGAAAAGGGCCGAGGACCGTGGATTCGCTTCGCTGGCCGTCACGGAGCGTCTGGTGTACCCGGGCCACGACCCGCTGCTCACGCTCGCGGCCGCGGCCGCGGCGACCTCCCGGATCGGGCTGCTGACCAACGTCCTGATCGGCCCGCTGCGCACCGCGCCGGTGCTGGCCAAGTCGGTGGCGACGCTGGCGTCGCTGTCCGCCGGGCGGCTCGTCCTGGGGATGGGGCCGGGCGTACGGGAGGACGACTTCGAGGCCGCCGGGCGCTCGTTCGCGGGGCGCCGCGAGGCGTTCGAGGAGCAGTTGGAGCTGCTGGGGCGGGGCGCGGCGGGCGGAGCGGGCGGGCCCTGGGCCGGTCCGGGGGTGCCGGTGCTGGTGGCCGGGCTGAGCTCCGCGGCCGTGCGGCGCGTGGTGCGCTGGGGCGACGGCTGGACCGCGCCGGGCCTGGAGCCGGAGGCGGTCCTGCCGTTCGCCGCGCGAGTGCGCCGCGCCTGGTCCGAGGGCGGGCGCTCCGGCGCGCCGCGCATCGTGGCGCTGGCGCGCTTCGCGCTGGGTGAGGACGTGGAGCGGGAGTCGGCCGCGTTCGTGCGGGACTACTTCTCCGTGCTGGGCGCCGAGGCCGAGGAGTTCGTGGCGAAGACGCCCCGTACGCCGGACCGGATCCGCCGGGTCGTCGCGGCGCTGGCCGACGGAGGGGTGAACGAGGTGGTCATGCACCCCACCGCGGCCGCGCTGTCGCAGGTGGACCGGCTGGCGGACGTCCTGCTGCCGTAG
- a CDS encoding VOC family protein produces the protein MSARISLFAVVVEDMARSLEFYRLLGVEIPAEADAAPHVEVVLDGGVRLAWDTAATIRSYDPQWQAPTGGHRVAIAFEFPDTAAVDAKYAELVDAGYEGHLKPWDAVWGQRYAIVKDPDGTVIDLFAPLPGA, from the coding sequence ATGTCAGCAAGGATTTCCCTCTTCGCGGTGGTCGTCGAGGACATGGCCAGGTCGCTGGAGTTCTACCGCCTGCTGGGCGTGGAGATTCCCGCCGAGGCCGACGCGGCGCCGCACGTCGAGGTGGTGCTCGACGGCGGCGTCCGGCTCGCCTGGGACACGGCGGCCACGATCCGCTCGTACGACCCGCAGTGGCAGGCCCCGACCGGCGGCCACCGCGTCGCCATCGCCTTCGAGTTCCCCGACACCGCGGCCGTGGACGCCAAGTACGCCGAGCTCGTCGACGCCGGCTACGAGGGCCACCTCAAGCCGTGGGACGCCGTGTGGGGCCAGCGCTACGCCATCGTCAAGGACCCCGACGGCACCGTGATCGACCTCTTCGCGCCCCTGCCCGGCGCATAA
- a CDS encoding FAD-binding oxidoreductase: protein MNSASHQSPGAPVAFGAPDAEELRAHVAGPVLLPGEEGFDAELAGFELSVAHRPALIVGATGAADVIAAVRFAAERGLGVAVQATGHGISRPATDVLIGTRRMTGVRVDPQARTARFEAGVRWEQVIHEAAVHGLAPLNGSAPFVGAVSYSLGGGLGLLSRKYGFATDHITSFDLVTADGRLLEVTPERHPDLFWGVRGSKGNLGIVTSLEVRLFPVSRVYGGGLFFDAESTPAVLKTYLAWAPRMPEDLASSVFFTEYPDAEGLPEPLRGKFVTHIRLAYLGEPEEAEQHFAELRAAGTVVMDTVASLPYTRAGEIHNDPPSPVASYSKTFMLRELDEKAVSLILKLAGPGSNAVHGVELRHLGGALSRPPQVPSAVGHFPDAVFNAYIASLIEPETIESVDRAQQGFVDALRPWTTPGVCLNFLAGHNTSVEVARGAFTAENYARLRELKARHDPGNVFRFNPNIPPLPA, encoded by the coding sequence GTGAATTCAGCAAGCCACCAGTCACCGGGCGCGCCCGTCGCGTTCGGCGCACCGGATGCCGAGGAGCTCAGGGCTCACGTCGCCGGTCCCGTCCTGCTGCCCGGGGAGGAGGGCTTCGACGCGGAGCTCGCCGGCTTCGAGCTGTCCGTCGCGCACCGCCCGGCGTTGATCGTCGGCGCCACCGGGGCGGCCGACGTCATCGCGGCCGTGCGCTTCGCCGCGGAGCGCGGCCTGGGGGTGGCGGTCCAGGCGACCGGCCACGGGATCTCCCGGCCCGCCACCGATGTCCTCATCGGTACGCGCCGGATGACCGGTGTACGGGTGGACCCGCAGGCCCGCACCGCGCGCTTCGAGGCGGGCGTCCGCTGGGAGCAGGTCATTCACGAGGCGGCCGTGCACGGGCTGGCGCCGCTGAACGGCTCGGCGCCGTTCGTCGGGGCGGTCTCGTACTCCCTCGGCGGGGGGCTCGGGCTGCTGTCGCGCAAGTACGGCTTCGCGACCGACCACATCACCTCCTTCGACCTCGTCACGGCTGACGGCAGGCTGCTGGAGGTCACCCCCGAGCGGCACCCCGACCTGTTCTGGGGCGTGCGCGGCAGCAAGGGCAACCTCGGCATCGTCACCTCCCTGGAGGTGCGGCTGTTCCCCGTGAGCCGGGTGTACGGGGGCGGGCTGTTCTTCGATGCCGAGTCGACGCCGGCGGTGCTGAAGACGTACCTGGCGTGGGCGCCCCGGATGCCGGAGGACCTGGCGTCCTCGGTGTTCTTCACCGAGTACCCCGACGCCGAAGGCCTGCCCGAGCCGCTGCGCGGCAAGTTCGTCACCCACATCCGGCTGGCCTACCTCGGGGAACCGGAGGAGGCCGAGCAGCACTTCGCCGAACTCCGGGCGGCCGGGACGGTCGTCATGGACACGGTGGCGTCCTTGCCGTACACGCGCGCCGGGGAGATCCACAACGACCCGCCGTCGCCCGTGGCGAGCTACAGCAAGACCTTCATGCTGCGGGAGCTCGACGAGAAGGCCGTCAGCCTGATCCTGAAGCTGGCCGGGCCCGGGTCGAACGCGGTGCACGGGGTGGAGCTGCGCCACCTGGGCGGCGCCCTGTCCCGGCCCCCGCAGGTGCCCAGCGCGGTGGGCCACTTCCCGGACGCGGTCTTCAACGCCTACATCGCCTCGCTGATCGAGCCGGAGACGATCGAGTCCGTCGACCGGGCGCAGCAGGGCTTCGTCGACGCGCTGCGGCCCTGGACGACGCCCGGGGTGTGCCTGAACTTCCTCGCGGGCCACAACACGTCGGTGGAGGTCGCGCGCGGCGCGTTCACGGCGGAGAACTACGCCCGGCTGCGGGAGCTGAAGGCGCGGCACGACCCGGGCAACGTCTTCCGGTTCAACCCCAACATCCCGCCCCTTCCCGCGTAG
- a CDS encoding methyltransferase — protein MTAERTHDDQDRAGAEATVNDILQGAWKARAIHVAVELGLPALLQEGPRTVADLAAAAGAHEPTLRRLLRLLAASGIFEELGHDDLYGHNALSEVLLPDPTSPVATDARFQAAPWHWRAWERLAHSVRTGEASFDVANGVSFWQLTQQDPQARELFNHAMGSVSLAESRQVAEAYDFSGAGTVVDIGGGRGSLMAALLESAPGARGVLLERPEVAGEARALLESRGVGERCEVLPGDFFETIPAGADLYLIKHVLHDWDDEDVLRILRRIAAAMAPGSRLLVIDNLIDERPAASTLFVDLLLLVLVGGAERSESDFATLLEKAGLTVERSLPCGSGPLRIVEIRRA, from the coding sequence ATGACTGCGGAGCGGACGCACGACGACCAGGACCGCGCCGGCGCCGAGGCGACCGTCAACGACATCCTGCAAGGAGCCTGGAAGGCCCGCGCCATCCACGTGGCCGTAGAGCTCGGCCTGCCCGCCCTCCTGCAAGAGGGCCCCCGGACCGTCGCCGACCTGGCCGCCGCGGCCGGCGCGCACGAGCCCACGCTGCGCAGGCTGCTGCGCCTGCTCGCCGCCTCGGGCATCTTCGAGGAACTCGGCCACGACGACCTCTACGGGCACAACGCCCTCTCCGAGGTGCTGCTGCCCGACCCCACCAGCCCGGTCGCCACCGACGCCCGCTTCCAGGCCGCCCCCTGGCACTGGCGGGCCTGGGAACGGCTCGCGCACAGCGTCCGCACCGGTGAGGCCTCCTTCGACGTCGCCAACGGCGTCTCCTTCTGGCAGCTCACCCAGCAGGACCCGCAGGCCCGGGAGCTGTTCAACCACGCCATGGGGTCCGTGTCCCTCGCCGAGAGCCGGCAGGTCGCCGAGGCCTACGACTTCTCCGGCGCGGGCACCGTCGTGGACATCGGCGGCGGCCGCGGCAGCCTCATGGCCGCCCTCCTCGAAAGCGCCCCCGGCGCGCGCGGCGTCCTCCTCGAACGCCCCGAGGTCGCCGGCGAGGCCCGCGCCCTGCTGGAGAGCCGGGGCGTCGGCGAGCGCTGCGAGGTCCTCCCCGGCGACTTCTTCGAGACCATCCCCGCCGGCGCCGACCTCTACCTCATCAAGCACGTGCTGCACGACTGGGACGACGAGGACGTCCTGCGCATCCTCCGCCGCATCGCCGCCGCCATGGCGCCCGGCTCCCGGCTCCTGGTGATCGACAACCTGATCGACGAACGGCCCGCGGCCTCGACCCTCTTCGTCGACCTGCTCCTCCTCGTCCTCGTGGGCGGGGCCGAGCGGTCGGAGAGCGACTTCGCCACGCTGCTGGAGAAGGCCGGCCTGACCGTGGAGCGCTCGCTGCCCTGCGGCTCCGGCCCCCTGCGCATCGTGGAGATCCGCCGCGCCTGA
- a CDS encoding alkaline phosphatase family protein translates to MPAARKVAVIGLDSATPQYMFDRFADDMPVFTALRRNSLWGPMRSVDPPITMPAWSCMMSGRTPGELGVYGFRDRAAHDYGPLKFATSHSIRAPRIWDEMTGAGRPSVVLGVPGTYPPAPIRGAMVSCFLAPSTQAQYTAPPGLADELHKLTGGYALDVEDFRSPELGRVSQQIFDMSEQRFEVARHLATTQEWDFLSFVDMGPDRLHHGFWKYCDPGHPRHEPGNPYAGLFRDYYRALDRHLGRFLECLPEDTAVLVVSDHGAQPMVGGFFINEWLRKEGLLVLAEEVAGPTPVSAARIDWKRTTAWAEGGYYGRIFLNVEGREPHGTIPAAEYENTRDLVAAALEAVPDDQGQPMGTRALRPGELYPEVNGIAPDLLVYVGNLRWRALATLGMGKGLYTTENDTGPDHANHGDTGIFALSAPGVAPGEAAGLSLYDVAPTLRSLLGLPSQGTRRPVA, encoded by the coding sequence ATGCCCGCTGCCCGTAAAGTGGCCGTGATAGGCCTCGACTCCGCGACTCCGCAGTACATGTTCGACCGGTTCGCCGATGACATGCCGGTGTTCACCGCGCTGCGCCGCAATTCCCTGTGGGGGCCGATGCGCAGCGTCGACCCGCCCATCACCATGCCCGCGTGGTCCTGCATGATGTCGGGCCGCACGCCCGGCGAACTCGGAGTCTACGGATTCCGGGACCGGGCCGCCCACGACTACGGCCCGCTGAAGTTCGCCACGTCCCACAGCATCCGGGCCCCGCGGATCTGGGACGAGATGACGGGGGCCGGGCGCCCCAGCGTCGTCCTGGGCGTGCCCGGCACCTACCCGCCCGCCCCCATCCGGGGCGCCATGGTCTCCTGTTTCCTCGCTCCCTCCACCCAGGCGCAGTACACCGCGCCGCCCGGCCTCGCCGACGAACTGCACAAGCTCACCGGCGGCTACGCCCTGGACGTCGAGGACTTCCGTTCCCCCGAACTCGGCCGCGTCTCGCAGCAGATCTTCGACATGAGCGAGCAGCGCTTCGAGGTCGCCCGCCACCTCGCGACCACCCAGGAGTGGGATTTCCTCTCCTTCGTGGACATGGGACCGGACCGCCTGCACCACGGCTTCTGGAAGTACTGCGACCCCGGCCACCCCCGGCACGAGCCCGGCAACCCCTATGCCGGCCTCTTCCGCGACTACTACCGCGCCCTCGACCGGCACCTCGGCCGCTTCCTGGAGTGCCTGCCCGAGGACACCGCCGTGCTGGTCGTCTCCGACCACGGGGCACAGCCCATGGTGGGCGGCTTCTTCATCAACGAATGGCTGCGCAAGGAAGGCCTCCTCGTCCTGGCCGAGGAGGTCGCGGGCCCCACACCCGTCAGCGCGGCCCGGATCGACTGGAAGCGCACCACCGCCTGGGCCGAGGGCGGCTACTACGGGCGGATCTTCCTCAACGTCGAGGGCCGGGAGCCGCACGGCACGATCCCCGCCGCGGAGTACGAGAACACGCGCGACCTCGTCGCCGCGGCGCTGGAGGCCGTGCCGGACGACCAGGGGCAGCCGATGGGCACCCGCGCCCTGCGCCCCGGCGAGCTGTACCCGGAGGTCAACGGCATCGCCCCGGACCTCCTGGTCTACGTCGGGAACCTGCGCTGGCGGGCCCTGGCCACCCTCGGCATGGGCAAGGGCCTCTACACGACGGAGAACGACACCGGGCCGGACCACGCCAACCACGGCGACACCGGCATCTTCGCCCTCAGCGCGCCCGGCGTCGCTCCGGGCGAAGCCGCAGGCCTTTCGCTCTACGACGTGGCGCCGACCCTGCGGTCGCTCCTCGGCCTTCCGTCGCAGGGCACCCGCAGGCCCGTTGCCTGA
- a CDS encoding LLM class F420-dependent oxidoreductase gives MTYAPTRPDGRIRIGVWLTPQHTSVRELRAAWRAADSLGVDSLWLWDHFFPLTGDPDGSHYEAWTLLAALAADTRAARLGTLVTNYAYRNPDLLADMARTVDHLSDGRLILGMGAGWVERDLKEYGYPAPGAGERVAGLVEAVARIDHRLARLNPGPLGALPLLIGGDGRKRLLRFAAERATIWNTMAWRFAEGNRVLDQWCAEVGRDPAEIERSAFVTRDQTDDELHRLVAAGARHLIFQVGHPFRLDGVERALHFARTEGRAARTP, from the coding sequence ATGACGTACGCACCCACGCGGCCGGACGGGCGCATCAGGATCGGGGTCTGGCTGACCCCCCAGCACACCTCCGTACGGGAACTGCGCGCCGCCTGGCGCGCGGCCGACTCCCTGGGCGTGGACTCGCTGTGGCTGTGGGACCACTTCTTCCCGCTCACCGGCGACCCCGACGGCAGCCACTACGAGGCGTGGACCCTGCTGGCCGCCCTGGCCGCCGACACCCGCGCCGCCCGGCTCGGCACCCTCGTCACCAACTACGCCTACCGCAATCCCGACCTGCTCGCCGACATGGCCCGCACCGTCGACCACCTCAGCGACGGCCGCCTCATCCTGGGCATGGGCGCGGGCTGGGTCGAACGCGACCTGAAGGAGTACGGGTACCCTGCGCCCGGAGCGGGAGAGCGCGTCGCCGGTCTCGTCGAGGCGGTGGCCCGGATCGACCACAGGCTCGCCCGCCTCAACCCCGGCCCGCTGGGCGCCCTGCCCCTGCTGATCGGCGGCGACGGCCGCAAGCGCCTGCTGCGCTTCGCCGCCGAACGCGCCACCATCTGGAACACCATGGCCTGGCGCTTCGCCGAGGGCAACCGCGTCCTCGACCAGTGGTGCGCCGAAGTGGGCCGCGACCCGGCGGAGATCGAGCGCAGCGCCTTCGTCACCCGGGACCAGACCGACGACGAACTCCACCGGCTGGTGGCCGCGGGCGCCCGCCACCTGATCTTCCAGGTCGGGCATCCCTTCCGGCTCGACGGCGTGGAGCGGGCCCTGCACTTCGCCCGCACGGAGGGACGGGCCGCCCGCACGCCCTGA
- a CDS encoding MmcQ/YjbR family DNA-binding protein produces MTPQELSDFALELPEAFDDEAFGPGAAVFKVEGKVFAILQDPSEERPAQVTLKCEPDLALHLREQYAAVEPGYHVNKRHWNTVVLNGTVPVEEVREMVEHSYDRVVSALPKATRDRLRLLRAA; encoded by the coding sequence ATGACCCCGCAGGAACTGTCGGATTTCGCGCTGGAGCTGCCGGAGGCGTTCGACGACGAGGCGTTCGGCCCCGGGGCCGCGGTGTTCAAGGTGGAGGGCAAGGTGTTCGCGATCCTCCAGGACCCCTCCGAGGAACGCCCCGCGCAGGTCACGCTGAAGTGTGAGCCGGATCTGGCCCTGCACCTGCGGGAGCAGTACGCGGCCGTGGAGCCCGGCTATCACGTCAACAAGCGCCACTGGAACACGGTTGTCCTGAACGGGACCGTTCCCGTGGAGGAGGTGCGGGAGATGGTGGAACACTCATACGACCGTGTGGTGTCGGCTCTGCCGAAGGCGACCCGCGATCGCCTGCGCCTGCTGCGCGCGGCGTAA
- a CDS encoding nucleotide pyrophosphatase/phosphodiesterase family protein, translated as MTFRQRVVVVITEGAAPELLGRWCAKGLLPGFARLRAQGVHGPLRAEGTPYEPPGLLSVLTGRRAGRHGFYSYWTCHDPEYSPQVLTSKDRRYPVLWQQEVFAGVRFASIGLFGTHPPEPFDGSLITYPMYATLHACHPRSLQRTLAAQGVRPVHDVSVFWTGQDRDELLPSLLEADVQRGRAALSLLEEHDVVLVNLTSIDRTSHIYWQELERGPEHEESSAVLAAYRTCDRVIQDVLERADDRTTVLAFSEIGFGPLRNYHSVNAELESCGFLSHAADGRAEWARSRAFEAVQGTHGVNVNLRGRYKQGLVAERDYEAVRSEVAAALLERLNPRTGRPFLAAVHRREEVYEGESVHLAPDLVLEPADWRYLPLGDPAWASHVHRDWQSGWHRRDSYWAALGPDFSGGAERTRIAAPVDIPATVCELLGRDVPSDWDGVPLS; from the coding sequence GTGACGTTTCGCCAGCGTGTCGTCGTCGTCATCACCGAGGGAGCCGCGCCCGAGCTGCTCGGGCGATGGTGCGCGAAGGGTCTCCTGCCCGGCTTCGCCCGGCTGCGCGCGCAGGGTGTCCACGGTCCGCTGCGCGCGGAGGGCACCCCGTACGAGCCGCCGGGCCTGCTGAGCGTCCTGACCGGGCGGCGGGCCGGGCGGCACGGCTTCTACTCGTACTGGACCTGTCACGATCCCGAGTACTCCCCGCAGGTGCTGACCTCGAAGGACCGCCGTTACCCGGTGCTGTGGCAGCAGGAGGTGTTCGCCGGCGTCAGGTTCGCCTCGATCGGCCTGTTCGGCACCCATCCGCCCGAGCCGTTCGACGGCTCGCTGATCACCTATCCGATGTACGCCACCCTCCATGCCTGCCACCCGCGGAGCCTTCAGCGCACGCTGGCGGCGCAGGGCGTGCGGCCGGTCCACGACGTGTCGGTCTTCTGGACCGGCCAGGACCGTGACGAGCTGCTGCCCTCCCTGCTGGAGGCCGACGTCCAGCGCGGGCGCGCGGCGCTCTCGCTGCTGGAGGAGCACGACGTCGTGCTCGTCAATCTCACCTCCATCGACCGGACGTCGCACATCTACTGGCAGGAGCTGGAACGGGGGCCGGAGCACGAGGAGTCGAGCGCGGTCCTGGCCGCGTACCGCACCTGCGACCGCGTGATCCAGGACGTCCTGGAGCGGGCGGACGACCGCACCACCGTCCTGGCCTTCTCGGAGATCGGTTTCGGGCCGCTGCGCAACTACCACTCCGTCAACGCCGAGCTGGAGTCCTGCGGCTTCCTCTCCCACGCCGCGGACGGCCGCGCGGAGTGGGCGCGCAGCCGGGCCTTCGAGGCGGTGCAGGGCACGCACGGGGTGAACGTCAACCTGCGGGGACGGTACAAGCAGGGCCTGGTCGCCGAGCGGGACTACGAGGCGGTGCGCTCCGAGGTCGCGGCGGCGCTGCTGGAGCGGCTCAACCCCCGTACGGGCAGGCCCTTCCTCGCGGCCGTGCACCGGCGGGAGGAGGTCTACGAGGGCGAGTCCGTCCATCTGGCCCCGGACCTCGTCCTGGAGCCGGCGGACTGGCGCTACCTCCCCTTGGGGGATCCCGCGTGGGCCTCCCACGTGCACCGCGACTGGCAGAGCGGCTGGCACCGCCGCGACTCCTACTGGGCGGCGCTGGGCCCGGATTTCTCCGGCGGCGCCGAGCGGACCCGTATCGCGGCCCCCGTCGACATACCCGCAACCGTGTGCGAACTGCTGGGGCGTGACGTCCCGTCGGATTGGGACGGCGTGCCGTTGTCCTGA
- a CDS encoding cytochrome P450 encodes MTSRVPPLFPFPPGPLGTVPPAFGKLLAEDPVPEVRLADGARIRLALRHEDVRTVLADDRFSRHRAALLPGRGFGRSQGSGIVDLDPPEHARLRGPVAAAFGAERAARFVPRIEEIAEDVVGGLPAGAGTVDLVTAYTAPFAGRVTCELLGLPGDRWRSVTSDVELLLLPRGAAEEDLAAARDRLGKALGDLLADRRARPGDSVADALLASDLRDDAGSLTDEDRTLLLHGLIISGFVTIRDLLARHLFGVLSSPGLAARLAGDPALVPVAVWELLRFYPSTHDGLLRVATEDVVLSGGRIAAGEAVLPLVAAASRDPEAFPDPDVLDVARIADRAIAFGAGRHACPAADLAVAELSVGVARLLAAFPGIAPAVPPEEIEHSSELLPLAVRSLPVVLGPRH; translated from the coding sequence ATGACCTCCCGCGTGCCGCCCCTCTTCCCCTTCCCGCCCGGCCCCCTGGGCACGGTCCCGCCCGCGTTCGGGAAGCTCCTGGCCGAGGATCCCGTTCCCGAGGTCCGGCTCGCCGACGGGGCGCGGATCCGCCTGGCCCTGCGCCACGAGGACGTACGGACCGTGCTGGCCGACGACCGCTTCAGCCGGCACCGGGCCGCCCTGCTGCCCGGGCGGGGCTTCGGCCGCTCGCAGGGCTCGGGCATCGTGGACCTCGACCCGCCCGAGCACGCCCGGCTGCGGGGGCCGGTGGCCGCCGCGTTCGGCGCGGAGCGGGCCGCGCGCTTCGTGCCGCGCATCGAGGAGATAGCCGAGGACGTCGTCGGCGGGCTGCCCGCCGGGGCCGGCACTGTGGACCTGGTCACGGCGTACACCGCGCCCTTCGCCGGCCGCGTCACCTGTGAGTTGCTCGGGCTGCCCGGTGACCGCTGGCGGTCCGTCACCTCCGACGTGGAGCTCCTGCTGCTGCCCCGGGGGGCCGCGGAGGAGGACCTGGCCGCCGCCCGCGACCGGCTGGGGAAGGCCCTGGGCGATCTGCTCGCCGACCGGCGGGCCAGGCCCGGCGACAGCGTCGCCGACGCGCTCCTCGCCTCGGACCTGCGGGACGACGCCGGGAGCCTGACCGACGAGGACCGCACGCTGCTCCTCCACGGCCTGATCATCTCCGGCTTCGTCACCATCCGGGACCTCCTGGCCCGCCACCTCTTCGGCGTGCTCTCCTCCCCCGGCCTCGCCGCCCGGCTGGCCGGCGACCCGGCCCTCGTCCCGGTGGCCGTGTGGGAACTGCTGCGCTTCTACCCCTCCACCCACGACGGGCTGCTGCGGGTCGCCACCGAGGACGTGGTCCTCTCCGGCGGCCGCATCGCCGCCGGGGAGGCGGTGCTGCCGCTGGTGGCGGCCGCCTCCCGCGACCCGGAGGCCTTCCCCGACCCCGACGTCCTCGACGTCGCCCGGATCGCCGACCGCGCCATCGCCTTCGGCGCCGGCCGGCACGCCTGCCCCGCCGCCGATCTCGCCGTGGCCGAGCTGAGCGTGGGCGTCGCGCGGCTGCTCGCGGCGTTCCCCGGCATCGCGCCGGCCGTGCCGCCCGAGGAGATCGAGCACAGCAGCGAACTGCTGCCCCTCGCCGTCCGGTCGCTGCCGGTGGTCCTCGGACCGCGGCACTGA